Proteins encoded within one genomic window of Lactococcus garvieae:
- a CDS encoding L-threonylcarbamoyladenylate synthase — MSVEKAIEALKSGELVVLPTETVYGIFADANNESAVKKLYAVKGRPVEKALNMNVANYETILKYSLHQPPYLEKLVKAFLPGPLTIILEASPEVPEWIHVGKTTVGFRMPSIPATQEVIKALGVLVGPSANLTGSPSPRFYSDLTSDILDKAALSIQDDSVYGLDTTILDLSANQPKILRQGAITADEILKEVPELSEIV; from the coding sequence ATGTCAGTAGAAAAAGCAATAGAAGCATTAAAATCAGGGGAGTTGGTGGTTTTACCCACCGAAACAGTTTATGGAATTTTTGCGGATGCAAACAATGAATCAGCAGTTAAAAAACTTTATGCTGTAAAAGGTCGGCCAGTCGAAAAAGCACTTAACATGAACGTGGCTAACTACGAAACAATCCTAAAATACTCACTCCACCAGCCTCCTTACCTTGAAAAGTTAGTAAAGGCATTTCTTCCTGGTCCGTTAACTATTATCTTGGAAGCAAGCCCCGAAGTACCTGAATGGATTCATGTGGGAAAGACAACAGTCGGTTTCCGTATGCCTTCTATCCCGGCTACACAAGAAGTCATAAAAGCCTTAGGAGTTTTGGTGGGGCCTTCTGCAAATTTGACAGGCTCTCCTAGCCCAAGATTTTACAGTGATTTGACATCAGACATTTTAGACAAAGCAGCTCTATCTATTCAAGACGATAGTGTCTATGGTTTGGATACAACGATTTTAGATCTCTCGGCAAATCAACCAAAAATCCTCAGACAAGGTGCCATTACTGCAGACGAGATCCTTAAAGAAGTCCCAGAATTGTCTGAAATTGTCTAA
- the prfA gene encoding peptide chain release factor 1 — protein sequence MFDQLETMVGRYEELGELLSDPQVVNDTKRFMELSREEANLRDTVATYNEYKKVLETISDSEEMLGESGLDDDMKEMLKEELSEAKSEKEVLEEKIKILLLPKDPNDDKNIILEIRGAAGGDEAALFAGDLLNMYQHYAESQGWKFEIMEASMTSIGGYKEVSALVSGTSVYSKLKYESGAHRVQRVPSTETQGRVHTSTATVLVMPEVEEFEMKIEQKDLRVDIYHASGAGGQNVNKVATAVRMVHLPTGIKVEMQEERTQQKNRDKAIKLLNTKVFDYYQQIELDKQNAERKSTVGTGDRSERIRTYNFPQNRVTDHRIGLTLQKLDTILSGKMDEVIDALVVYDQTEKLAELNK from the coding sequence ATGTTTGATCAACTTGAAACAATGGTAGGACGATATGAGGAACTGGGAGAGCTACTCAGTGACCCTCAGGTTGTTAATGATACAAAGCGTTTTATGGAGCTGTCGCGTGAGGAAGCAAACTTACGGGATACTGTAGCAACCTACAACGAATATAAAAAAGTACTTGAAACCATCTCCGACAGTGAAGAAATGCTTGGGGAAAGTGGACTTGATGACGACATGAAAGAGATGCTCAAAGAGGAACTTTCCGAAGCCAAGTCAGAAAAAGAAGTCCTTGAAGAAAAAATAAAAATCCTTTTGCTTCCAAAAGATCCTAATGATGATAAAAATATTATCTTAGAAATTCGCGGAGCTGCAGGAGGAGATGAAGCAGCACTTTTTGCTGGTGATTTGCTTAATATGTACCAACACTATGCTGAATCACAAGGTTGGAAGTTTGAAATCATGGAAGCAAGTATGACCAGTATTGGGGGTTATAAAGAAGTGTCAGCGCTTGTTTCAGGAACTTCTGTTTATAGCAAACTCAAATATGAATCTGGAGCCCATCGTGTACAGCGTGTTCCATCTACGGAAACACAAGGGCGTGTGCATACCTCGACTGCGACAGTACTTGTAATGCCCGAAGTTGAAGAATTTGAAATGAAAATAGAACAAAAAGATCTTCGGGTAGACATTTACCACGCTTCAGGTGCTGGTGGACAAAATGTCAATAAGGTTGCAACAGCTGTACGTATGGTTCACTTGCCAACAGGTATCAAAGTTGAAATGCAAGAAGAACGTACACAGCAGAAGAACAGAGACAAAGCGATTAAATTGCTGAATACAAAAGTGTTTGACTATTATCAACAAATTGAATTAGACAAGCAAAACGCTGAACGTAAGTCGACTGTAGGGACTGGGGACCGCTCAGAACGTATCCGTACATACAACTTCCCACAAAACCGAGTAACAGACCACCGCATTGGATTGACTTTGCAAAAATTAGATACCATCCTTTCAGGAAAAATGGATGAAGTCATCGATGCCCTCGTGGTTTATGATCAAACAGAAAAATTGGCAGAGTTAAATAAATAA
- the prmC gene encoding peptide chain release factor N(5)-glutamine methyltransferase, producing MLWIEAVRQFSSNLEEPYALEFVWRDLHELTKLQWLNLQREDISETDLAKLKSIAQRLKNNEPPQYIVGWAEFCDMKLAVDERVLIPRPETEELVQMILLDNDDYPMSVLDIGTGSGAIALSLAKARKHWEITASDISEEALEIARQNASTHRLKVNFLKSDVFENLQERYDIIVSNPPYIAYDETYEMDQSVIRFEPDHALFAQHQGLAIYEKIAENAQVYLQPKGKIYLEIGYKQGAVLRALFQKHFPEKTVSLHQDIFGKDRMISVK from the coding sequence ATGTTATGGATTGAGGCCGTGCGCCAATTCTCCAGCAATTTAGAAGAGCCGTATGCTCTAGAGTTTGTCTGGCGAGATTTACACGAATTAACAAAATTACAATGGTTGAATTTGCAAAGAGAAGACATCTCTGAAACAGATTTGGCAAAATTAAAGTCTATTGCTCAACGCCTAAAAAATAATGAACCACCACAATACATTGTCGGTTGGGCGGAATTCTGTGACATGAAACTTGCAGTAGATGAACGTGTCTTGATTCCACGTCCAGAAACTGAAGAACTTGTACAGATGATTCTATTGGATAATGATGATTATCCAATGTCTGTTTTAGATATTGGAACAGGTTCGGGAGCTATCGCTTTGTCTTTAGCTAAAGCGAGAAAGCACTGGGAAATCACAGCATCTGATATTTCGGAGGAGGCGCTTGAAATAGCGCGTCAAAATGCCTCAACTCATCGACTTAAAGTGAATTTTTTGAAATCTGATGTATTTGAAAATCTGCAAGAACGCTATGATATTATCGTTTCTAATCCACCTTATATAGCTTATGATGAAACCTACGAGATGGATCAGTCTGTAATCCGTTTTGAACCAGATCATGCGCTGTTTGCACAACATCAAGGCTTAGCAATTTATGAGAAGATTGCCGAAAATGCGCAAGTCTACTTGCAGCCCAAAGGTAAAATCTACTTGGAGATAGGATATAAGCAGGGTGCAGTTCTAAGAGCACTTTTCCAAAAACATTTTCCGGAGAAAACAGTCAGCCTTCACCAAGATATCTTCGGAAAAGACCGGATGATAAGTGTGAAATAA
- a CDS encoding GNAT family N-acetyltransferase, with amino-acid sequence MEFKRIKAHKETFIPLLLLADDLVHIRSYLEEGTLFVLSEDSEVKAVCIVNSNLEIENLAVAEQAQGQGYGKQLLTYLFDYYRGQGIMTVGTDEVSGNIQFYQSCGFEFSHKIKDYFIEHYESPLYEKGKLLKDKSYLRKEL; translated from the coding sequence ATGGAATTTAAACGTATAAAAGCTCATAAAGAAACTTTTATTCCTTTGCTTCTTTTAGCGGATGACCTAGTGCATATTAGGTCTTACCTAGAAGAGGGTACATTATTTGTTCTGAGTGAGGATTCGGAAGTCAAGGCAGTGTGTATCGTGAACTCAAATCTTGAAATTGAGAATTTAGCGGTGGCAGAGCAGGCTCAAGGTCAAGGCTACGGCAAGCAACTTCTGACGTATCTTTTCGATTACTATAGAGGGCAAGGGATAATGACAGTTGGAACAGATGAAGTTTCAGGAAATATTCAATTTTATCAAAGCTGTGGTTTTGAATTTTCACATAAAATCAAAGATTATTTCATTGAGCACTATGAGTCACCTCTTTATGAGAAAGGTAAATTACTTAAAGATAAAAGCTACCTAAGAAAGGAGTTATAA
- a CDS encoding thymidine kinase, with protein sequence MAQLYFKYGSMNSGKSIEILKVAHNYEEQGKPVLIMTSSLDTRAGVGVVASRIGMSSAAVAIDETMNVYDYVESLPVRPFCVLIDEAQFLSKQNIYDLARVVDDLDVPVMAFGLKNDFRNELFEGSKYLLLLADKIEEIKTICWYCSKKAIMVLRMVEGEPVYEGEQLQIGGNESYIPVCRKHYFHPLKNK encoded by the coding sequence TTGGCACAATTGTACTTCAAATATGGCAGTATGAATTCAGGCAAAAGTATTGAAATTTTGAAAGTTGCCCATAATTATGAAGAACAGGGAAAACCTGTTTTGATTATGACTTCAAGTTTGGATACGCGCGCTGGAGTTGGTGTAGTAGCTAGCCGAATAGGTATGAGCAGTGCAGCTGTAGCTATTGACGAAACGATGAATGTCTATGATTATGTAGAAAGTCTTCCTGTAAGGCCTTTCTGCGTGTTGATTGATGAAGCACAGTTTCTCAGTAAGCAAAATATTTATGACTTGGCACGCGTTGTTGATGATTTAGATGTGCCAGTCATGGCCTTCGGTTTAAAAAATGATTTTCGAAATGAACTTTTTGAAGGCTCTAAGTATTTGCTCCTCTTAGCAGATAAAATAGAAGAGATTAAGACAATTTGCTGGTATTGCAGTAAAAAAGCAATCATGGTTTTACGCATGGTTGAAGGAGAACCTGTTTATGAAGGAGAACAACTCCAGATAGGGGGAAATGAAAGTTATATTCCAGTTTGCCGTAAGCATTACTTTCATCCCTTGAAAAACAAGTAA